One window of the Leptospira koniambonensis genome contains the following:
- a CDS encoding glucan biosynthesis protein has protein sequence MLFAVADRQQRRDREEPDFSSSPLLSVMEGEISDHSTHPTFKFSFSDLKGRARALSKLRYIPPKHSTTDFLKGLPWNQYKNIFFRPEKSVWKKEGNPFQLQFLHPGHLYNTNIRVFEVRGDFAREIVYDPSSFDLSKLKGVGELPPNLGYSGFKIHFPINTQEHTDEFAVFQGASYYRIISKKQWYGLSARGIAINTGMPYPEDFPSFREFYIVKPDKTDSTITVYALLDGRTATGAYEFQITPGKVSAVKVNAEVILRTKVDRLGIAPLTSMYWYSETRGIPKGQAYPESHDSDGLLIHSGKGEWIWRPLDNPKRSTTYSFSDENPRGFGLIQRDREFQNYQHSEMKYQLRPSAWVEPEVPFGKGSVHLLENPTVQDSDDNMGAYWMPEPIPQPGVPFDFSYTVRWPDTDPLPDSMAKVVATRIGDAQGEPDLKMFYVDFKSSSLSSLDPFAYIQARIDTGENAELSEYSVQKIEETGVWRLTFGVYPKNKFKASDLKAALSRNQEIISETWNFVLEPN, from the coding sequence TTGCTCTTTGCCGTCGCAGATAGACAGCAGAGGCGGGACAGAGAAGAACCTGATTTCTCTTCTTCTCCATTACTAAGTGTGATGGAGGGGGAAATTTCCGACCACAGCACTCATCCTACATTTAAATTTTCATTTTCGGATCTCAAGGGACGAGCTAGAGCATTATCTAAACTACGTTACATTCCTCCTAAACATTCCACTACAGACTTTTTGAAAGGTCTGCCTTGGAACCAATACAAGAACATTTTTTTTCGTCCTGAAAAATCAGTTTGGAAGAAGGAAGGAAATCCTTTCCAGCTGCAGTTTTTGCATCCTGGACATTTATATAATACGAATATAAGAGTTTTTGAAGTGAGAGGGGACTTTGCGAGAGAGATCGTTTATGATCCTTCTTCTTTTGATCTATCTAAACTAAAGGGTGTGGGAGAACTTCCACCTAATTTAGGTTATTCGGGATTCAAAATACATTTTCCGATCAATACACAAGAACACACGGATGAATTTGCAGTTTTCCAAGGTGCAAGTTATTATAGGATCATTTCTAAAAAACAATGGTATGGACTTTCTGCTCGAGGAATTGCAATCAATACGGGTATGCCTTACCCGGAAGATTTTCCTTCTTTCAGGGAATTTTATATAGTTAAACCCGATAAGACTGACTCTACAATCACAGTTTACGCTCTTTTAGATGGAAGAACTGCGACGGGTGCTTATGAGTTCCAGATCACTCCTGGAAAAGTTTCTGCGGTAAAAGTTAATGCCGAGGTCATCCTTAGGACCAAGGTAGATCGACTCGGGATTGCACCTTTGACCAGTATGTATTGGTATAGTGAGACCAGAGGAATTCCAAAAGGACAGGCTTATCCTGAGTCTCATGATTCAGATGGATTATTGATCCATTCAGGAAAAGGAGAATGGATCTGGAGACCTCTGGACAATCCAAAAAGAAGCACAACGTATTCTTTCTCGGATGAAAACCCAAGAGGATTCGGACTAATCCAAAGAGATAGAGAATTCCAAAATTATCAACATAGCGAAATGAAATACCAACTTAGGCCGAGTGCTTGGGTAGAGCCAGAAGTTCCTTTTGGAAAAGGTTCAGTTCATCTTTTGGAAAATCCAACGGTCCAGGATTCTGATGATAATATGGGTGCATACTGGATGCCGGAACCTATTCCTCAGCCTGGAGTTCCATTCGATTTTTCTTATACAGTTCGTTGGCCGGATACTGATCCTCTTCCTGATTCTATGGCAAAGGTAGTGGCGACTCGGATAGGAGACGCACAAGGAGAGCCTGATCTGAAAATGTTCTATGTGGATTTTAAAAGTTCCAGCTTAAGTTCTTTGGATCCATTTGCATATATCCAGGCGAGAATAGATACAGGAGAAAATGCAGAATTATCCGAATATTCGGTCCAAAAAATAGAAGAGACTGGGGTATGGAGATTAACTTTCGGAGTTTATCCTAAAAATAAATTTAAGGCCTCCGATCTAAAGGCTGCATTAAGCAGAAACCAAGAAATCATTTCTGAAACCTGGAATTTCGTACTTGAGCCGAACTAA